The Apostichopus japonicus isolate 1M-3 chromosome 6, ASM3797524v1, whole genome shotgun sequence genome contains a region encoding:
- the LOC139969105 gene encoding uncharacterized protein produces MVNMPRYVILDPSADSPETGECSSYTYSHFRTTTTTTASTDGTSPLNRDSAKLGFPSDLSQDHGQFTSSSNLFCENHKNSTYVNGMSNGHENVMIGKTVFSAPKCYDTEDDFIVSCAMPVENDGDISKKLPYPRNVDSCDIDDDNGVHYSTNSTIDYTADVFLEDDNDLSDSLCPLNNEENTVFSEKRRLLVNSRERDRMKRLNEAMDKLRKVVPHYPSRKKLSKMETLLMAQNYILALTSLLQQDDAGEGCCRDAEKLAASITKKAIAK; encoded by the coding sequence ATGGTCAATATGCCAAGGTACGTCATATTAGACCCATCTGCCGATTCGCCAGAAACTGGGGAATGCAGCTCCTACACGTACAGTCATTTtcgtactactactactactactgcgtCCACCGACGGTACATCACCGCTGAACCGCGATAGTGCGAAGCTTGGCTTTCCAAGTGACCTTAGCCAAGATCACGGTCAGTTTACTTCGTCAAGTAATCTGTTTTGTGAAAATCATAAAAATTCCACTTATGTTAATGGAATGTCGAACGGACATGAGAATGTCATGATAGGTAAAACCGTTTTCAGTGCTCCGAAATGTTACGATACCGAAGACGATTTTATCGTGTCTTGTGCGATGCCGGTTGAAAACGatggcgatatatcgaaaaagCTACCGTATCCACGAAACGTAGACTCGTGCGATATTGACGATGACAACGGCGTGCATTATTCTACTAATTCTACTATAGACTATACAGCAGATGTATTTTTAGAAGACGATAATGACCTATCTGATTCGCTCTGTCCATTGAATAACGAAGAGAATACCGTCTTTTCCGAGAAACGGCGACTGCTTGTCAATTCAAGGGAAAGAGACCGCATGAAACGGTTGAATGAAGCGATGGATAAACTAAGGAAAGTCGTGCCACATTACCCCTCTCGTAAAAAGCTAAGCAAAATGGAGACGCTGCTGATGGCGCAGAACTACATCCTCGCTCTAACTAGCCTCTTACAACAAGATGACGCAGGCGAGGGATGTTGCAGGGATGCAGAAAAATTGGCAGCTAGTATCACAAAGAAGGCTATCGCCAAGTAG
- the LOC139969089 gene encoding maternal embryonic leucine zipper kinase-like isoform X4 — MNLLKPPEIFLNGKKKFRMTSDYDEVTQRYRLQETVGSGGFAKVKLATHILTGEKVAIKIMDKKALGDDLPRVKTEIKAMKELVHQHICTLYEVIETPHKIFMVLEYCPGGELFDYIVAKDRLQEEEARMFFRQIVAAVAYIHHKGYAHRDLKPENLLLDDDQSLKLIDFGLAAKPKGGMKEQLETCCGSPAYAAPELVSGRSYIGSEADIWSMGVLLYALLCGFLPFDDENVAHLYKKIQKGDYEEPRWLTPGSRHLLKQMLQVNPKKRITMKELLRNQWLMQGFDVPIDWDSKCEKEQLNADCITEMAVYHNVSKKEMTNAVKKWEYNETTCIYFLLLANKYNGRTLRLPHKTKPLTEKNGELIEEPVYENFTPKNRDHLRVAATTSSPFTFSSMEDGLEDIESYSLSARQESPMMRRRQRGGSQRASRPTSEYLYTDQTSNPYQHEPHNSTNKENLRDDGVFVRPSGYPFKTPNKYKTKGGHTKSSSVKGPSSKQPVVPTLSLPVPYATPASSNRENLSSSMDFADIKKAVSMEDSLDRVILEGELQKTKFGGSAKKLFGSFEKGLDKMMDLLSPKKRLDSGHIVPRKIKALYNVSTTSSLTAETVLDRLKEAIYETTIDKIKQKGYLLRCKKLDDRGRTKVSFDLEVCMLPKMDLVGISRKRLKGDTWEYKRLCQQILDKAKI; from the exons GACGACCTCCCGAGAGTTAAGACAGAAATCAAAGCAATGAAGGAATTAGTTCATCAACACATCTGTACATTGTATGAAGTGATTGAAACACCACACAAAATCTTCATGGTCTTAGAG TACTGTCCCGGTGGAGAGCTCTTCGATTACATCGTAGCCAAAGACAGACTTCAAGAGGAAGAGGCCAGGATGTTTTTCCGACAGATAGTCGCAGCCGTGGCTTACATCCACCACAAAGGTTACGCCCACCGAGATctcaaacca GAAAATTTACTCCTAGATGACGACCAAAGTTTAAAACTCATCGACTTCGGGTTAGCCGCCAAGCCAAAG GGTGGGATGAAAGAACAGTTGGAAACCTGTTGTGGGAGTCCAGCATATGCAGCACCAGAGCTTGTCTCTGGAAGGTCTTACATTGGTTCAGAG GCTGACATATGGAGCATGGGGGTTCTTCTCTACGCCCTCCTCTGCGGGTTTCTTCCCTTCGACGACGAGAACGTCGCACACCTCTACAAGAAAATCCAAAAGGGAGATTACGAGGAGCCAAGATGGCTGACACCCGGAAGTCGACATCTCTTGAAGCAAATGCTGCAG GTCAATCCAAAGAAGAGGATAACAATGAAGGAATTGTTAAGGAATCAATGGCTGATGCAGGGCTTTGATGTCCCCATCGATTGGGATTCAAAGTGTGAG AAAGAACAGTTGAATGCAGATTGTATAACAGAGATGGCAGTATACCACAATGTCAGCAAGAAAGAAATGACCAATGCTGTCAAGAAATGGGAGTATAACGAAACCACCTGCATCTATTTCCTGCTGTTGGCAAACAAATATAACGGCAGGACTCTACGACTACCTCACAAGACGAAACCGTTAACAGAGAAG AACGGAGAGTTAATCGAGGAACCGGTCTACGAGAATTTCACCCCCAAGAACCGCGACCACTTGAGGGTAGCGGCCACGACCAGCTCACCGTTTACGTTTAGTTCCATGGAGGACGGCCTGGAGGATATCGAATCCTATTCTCTCTCCGCTCGCCAAGAGAGTCCGATGATGCGACGTCGGCAAAGAGGCGGTTCCCAGCGGGCCTCTAGACCCACCAGCGAGTACTTGTACACGGACCAAACTTCCAACCCTTACCAACATGAACCTCACAACTCTACCAACAAAGAGAACTTAAGAGACGATGGGGTGTTCGTCAGACCCTCCGGTTACCCCTTCAAGACACCGAATAAGTACAAGACGAAGGGCGGTCATACAAAATCCTCATCGGTGAAGGGGCCTTCTTCCAAACAACCTGTTGTGCCTACCCTATCTCTACCTGTTCCATACGCGACGCCGGCGTCGTCCAATCGTGAAAACCTCTCCTCTTCCATGGACTTTGCAGACATTAAAAA AGCTGTTTCAATGGAAGATTCCCTGGACAGAGTCATCTTAGAAGGAGAGTTACAAAAGACAAAGTTTGGCGGTTCGGCCAAGAAGTTATTCGGCAGCTTTGAGAAAGGCCTGGATAAGATGATGGATTTACTCTCGCCCAAGAAAAGGCTGGACTCTGGTCACATCGTACCGAGGAAGATCAAGGCCTTGTACAACGTGTCTACCACATCATCTCTCACAGCCGAGACGGTATTGGATAGATTGAAGGAAGCAATTTATGAGACCACCATCGACAAAATCAAGCAGAAGGG ATATCTTCTGCGATGCAAGAAATTGGATGATAGAGGGCGCACAAAGGTATCCTTCGACCTGGAGGTCTGCATGCTACCAAAGATGGACCTCGTCGGGATCAGTAGAAAGCGTTTGAAGGGTGACACCTGGGAGTACAAGAGACtttgtcagcaaatattagACAAAGCTAAAATTTGA
- the LOC139969089 gene encoding maternal embryonic leucine zipper kinase-like isoform X5 produces MTSDYDEVTQRYRLQETVGSGGFAKVKLATHILTGEKVAIKIMDKKALGDDLPRVKTEIKAMKELVHQHICTLYEVIETPHKIFMVLEYCPGGELFDYIVAKDRLQEEEARMFFRQIVAAVAYIHHKGYAHRDLKPENLLLDDDQSLKLIDFGLAAKPKGGMKEQLETCCGSPAYAAPELVSGRSYIGSEADIWSMGVLLYALLCGFLPFDDENVAHLYKKIQKGDYEEPRWLTPGSRHLLKQMLQVNPKKRITMKELLRNQWLMQGFDVPIDWDSKCEKEQLNADCITEMAVYHNVSKKEMTNAVKKWEYNETTCIYFLLLANKYNGRTLRLPHKTKPLTEKNGELIEEPVYENFTPKNRDHLRVAATTSSPFTFSSMEDGLEDIESYSLSARQESPMMRRRQRGGSQRASRPTSEYLYTDQTSNPYQHEPHNSTNKENLRDDGVFVRPSGYPFKTPNKYKTKGGHTKSSSVKGPSSKQPVVPTLSLPVPYATPASSNRENLSSSMDFADIKKAVSMEDSLDRVILEGELQKTKFGGSAKKLFGSFEKGLDKMMDLLSPKKRLDSGHIVPRKIKALYNVSTTSSLTAETVLDRLKEAIYETTIDKIKQKGYLLRCKKLDDRGRTKVSFDLEVCMLPKMDLVGISRKRLKGDTWEYKRLCQQILDKAKI; encoded by the exons GACGACCTCCCGAGAGTTAAGACAGAAATCAAAGCAATGAAGGAATTAGTTCATCAACACATCTGTACATTGTATGAAGTGATTGAAACACCACACAAAATCTTCATGGTCTTAGAG TACTGTCCCGGTGGAGAGCTCTTCGATTACATCGTAGCCAAAGACAGACTTCAAGAGGAAGAGGCCAGGATGTTTTTCCGACAGATAGTCGCAGCCGTGGCTTACATCCACCACAAAGGTTACGCCCACCGAGATctcaaacca GAAAATTTACTCCTAGATGACGACCAAAGTTTAAAACTCATCGACTTCGGGTTAGCCGCCAAGCCAAAG GGTGGGATGAAAGAACAGTTGGAAACCTGTTGTGGGAGTCCAGCATATGCAGCACCAGAGCTTGTCTCTGGAAGGTCTTACATTGGTTCAGAG GCTGACATATGGAGCATGGGGGTTCTTCTCTACGCCCTCCTCTGCGGGTTTCTTCCCTTCGACGACGAGAACGTCGCACACCTCTACAAGAAAATCCAAAAGGGAGATTACGAGGAGCCAAGATGGCTGACACCCGGAAGTCGACATCTCTTGAAGCAAATGCTGCAG GTCAATCCAAAGAAGAGGATAACAATGAAGGAATTGTTAAGGAATCAATGGCTGATGCAGGGCTTTGATGTCCCCATCGATTGGGATTCAAAGTGTGAG AAAGAACAGTTGAATGCAGATTGTATAACAGAGATGGCAGTATACCACAATGTCAGCAAGAAAGAAATGACCAATGCTGTCAAGAAATGGGAGTATAACGAAACCACCTGCATCTATTTCCTGCTGTTGGCAAACAAATATAACGGCAGGACTCTACGACTACCTCACAAGACGAAACCGTTAACAGAGAAG AACGGAGAGTTAATCGAGGAACCGGTCTACGAGAATTTCACCCCCAAGAACCGCGACCACTTGAGGGTAGCGGCCACGACCAGCTCACCGTTTACGTTTAGTTCCATGGAGGACGGCCTGGAGGATATCGAATCCTATTCTCTCTCCGCTCGCCAAGAGAGTCCGATGATGCGACGTCGGCAAAGAGGCGGTTCCCAGCGGGCCTCTAGACCCACCAGCGAGTACTTGTACACGGACCAAACTTCCAACCCTTACCAACATGAACCTCACAACTCTACCAACAAAGAGAACTTAAGAGACGATGGGGTGTTCGTCAGACCCTCCGGTTACCCCTTCAAGACACCGAATAAGTACAAGACGAAGGGCGGTCATACAAAATCCTCATCGGTGAAGGGGCCTTCTTCCAAACAACCTGTTGTGCCTACCCTATCTCTACCTGTTCCATACGCGACGCCGGCGTCGTCCAATCGTGAAAACCTCTCCTCTTCCATGGACTTTGCAGACATTAAAAA AGCTGTTTCAATGGAAGATTCCCTGGACAGAGTCATCTTAGAAGGAGAGTTACAAAAGACAAAGTTTGGCGGTTCGGCCAAGAAGTTATTCGGCAGCTTTGAGAAAGGCCTGGATAAGATGATGGATTTACTCTCGCCCAAGAAAAGGCTGGACTCTGGTCACATCGTACCGAGGAAGATCAAGGCCTTGTACAACGTGTCTACCACATCATCTCTCACAGCCGAGACGGTATTGGATAGATTGAAGGAAGCAATTTATGAGACCACCATCGACAAAATCAAGCAGAAGGG ATATCTTCTGCGATGCAAGAAATTGGATGATAGAGGGCGCACAAAGGTATCCTTCGACCTGGAGGTCTGCATGCTACCAAAGATGGACCTCGTCGGGATCAGTAGAAAGCGTTTGAAGGGTGACACCTGGGAGTACAAGAGACtttgtcagcaaatattagACAAAGCTAAAATTTGA